One genomic region from Cetobacterium sp. 8H encodes:
- a CDS encoding YitT family protein, with protein MKRKKIKILKDYVYIYIGTLIASIAINAFLVPSNLAPGGATGLSILINYMTGIPVGTLIFAINIPLFLIGVKIFGKAYGAKTLAGISFLSFNVEIVKKIVPEIDKLIDFTNPGNIFLGTLYGGVLMGVGLGTVIKNGGTTGGSDIVSGILNKFFKIPIGQGLIMVDSIVVLLAAYIFGAEKALYALINLYATGVVINKMINGVGDAKMVYIITFELEKVRKIIVEDLGKTGNHYQAEALYSRSKRDVITTVLRNRELYLLKELIAEVDKEAFVVVSDVHEVMGRGYTFDLELNTKRKEIK; from the coding sequence TTGAAAAGAAAAAAAATAAAAATACTAAAAGACTATGTGTACATATATATTGGGACACTTATAGCATCTATTGCAATCAATGCATTCTTAGTTCCATCTAATTTGGCACCAGGAGGAGCAACAGGTCTTTCAATACTTATAAATTATATGACAGGAATTCCAGTAGGAACACTAATCTTTGCAATAAATATACCTTTATTTTTAATAGGTGTAAAAATTTTTGGTAAAGCTTATGGGGCAAAAACTTTAGCAGGAATATCATTTTTATCTTTTAACGTAGAGATTGTAAAAAAAATAGTACCAGAAATAGATAAATTAATAGATTTTACCAATCCAGGAAATATTTTTTTAGGAACTCTTTATGGTGGAGTTTTAATGGGAGTAGGATTGGGAACAGTAATAAAAAATGGTGGAACAACAGGTGGAAGTGATATTGTTTCTGGAATTTTAAATAAATTTTTTAAAATACCAATAGGACAAGGTTTAATAATGGTAGATTCAATTGTTGTTCTATTAGCAGCTTATATATTTGGAGCAGAAAAAGCTCTTTATGCACTTATAAATCTTTATGCAACTGGTGTTGTTATAAATAAGATGATAAATGGTGTCGGAGATGCTAAAATGGTTTATATTATAACTTTTGAACTAGAAAAAGTTAGAAAAATAATTGTTGAGGATTTAGGAAAAACTGGAAACCACTACCAAGCAGAAGCACTATATTCTAGAAGTAAAAGAGATGTGATAACTACTGTACTTAGAAATAGAGAATTATATCTTTTAAAAGAACTTATAGCAGAAGTTGATAAAGAAGCTTTTGTAGTTGTTTCAGATGTGCATGAAGTTATGGGAAGAGGTTATACGTTTGATCTAGAACTTAATACAAAAAGAAAGGAAATCAAATGA
- a CDS encoding bifunctional oligoribonuclease/PAP phosphatase NrnA, whose amino-acid sequence MNKIKEKIEAAGSILLIGHVNPDGDTVGAGLSLLLGLEKKYPEKRIDFVLQDKVPTNISFLKGCEKIKGVEESLGEIYELVIFVDSATIDRVGKAKDLVGEAFKINIDHHISNSNYGDINIVRDISSTSELMYSILEILDIEITLEMGEAIYLGIVNDTGNFAHSNVSENTFKVASKLMKIGVNNNKIVNDFFKTKSLERMRVLGKALSEMVFIENKKMMYFYLPYEYLEKNNIDRDDTEGVVEELINYAGSEVSLFLRGEPNGKIKGSLRSKHDVDVNKIAGIFGGGGHIKASGFTSELSANEIIKKVVENL is encoded by the coding sequence ATGAATAAAATAAAAGAAAAAATAGAAGCAGCAGGAAGCATCCTATTAATAGGACATGTAAATCCAGATGGAGATACAGTAGGAGCAGGGTTATCTCTTTTATTAGGACTAGAAAAAAAATATCCAGAAAAAAGAATAGATTTTGTTTTACAAGATAAAGTCCCTACAAATATATCTTTTTTGAAGGGATGTGAAAAGATAAAAGGTGTAGAAGAATCTTTAGGAGAAATCTATGAATTAGTTATATTTGTAGATTCAGCAACAATTGATAGAGTTGGAAAAGCAAAAGATTTAGTAGGAGAAGCTTTTAAAATAAATATAGATCACCATATAAGCAATTCAAATTATGGAGATATAAATATAGTTAGAGATATATCTTCAACCTCTGAATTAATGTATTCAATACTAGAAATATTAGATATTGAGATTACTCTTGAAATGGGTGAAGCAATTTATTTAGGAATTGTTAATGATACAGGAAATTTTGCACACAGTAATGTCAGTGAAAATACATTTAAAGTAGCATCTAAATTGATGAAAATTGGAGTAAATAATAATAAAATCGTGAATGATTTCTTTAAAACTAAATCTTTAGAAAGAATGAGAGTTCTAGGTAAGGCTTTGAGTGAAATGGTTTTCATTGAAAATAAAAAAATGATGTATTTTTATCTTCCATATGAGTACTTAGAGAAAAATAATATTGATAGAGATGATACTGAAGGTGTTGTAGAGGAGTTAATTAACTATGCTGGAAGTGAAGTTTCACTTTTCCTAAGAGGAGAACCAAATGGTAAAATAAAAGGAAGCTTGAGAAGTAAACATGATGTTGATGTGAATAAAATAGCTGGCATTTTCGGTGGTGGAGGTCATATAAAAGCATCAGGGTTTACCAGTGAACTTTCAGCAAATGAAATTATAAAAAAAGTGGTAGAAAATTTATAA
- a CDS encoding cell division protein SepF: MADYDIVFLKPTRFEDCLKCVEYIKIDKIVHLNLSDLDSEKSQRILDFISGAVHIQEGQIINPGEKIYCSIPKNKSYQLDYKERSNNSTSHRFDEEEEIIPRYNKK, encoded by the coding sequence ATGGCAGATTATGATATAGTTTTTTTAAAGCCTACAAGATTTGAGGATTGCTTAAAGTGCGTAGAGTATATAAAAATAGATAAAATAGTACATTTAAATCTTAGTGACTTAGATTCAGAAAAGTCTCAAAGAATTTTAGATTTTATAAGTGGAGCAGTACACATTCAAGAGGGTCAAATAATTAATCCTGGAGAAAAGATATATTGTTCAATTCCAAAAAATAAAAGTTATCAATTAGATTATAAAGAACGTTCAAATAACTCAACAAGTCATAGATTTGATGAAGAGGAAGAAATTATTCCGAGATACAACAAAAAATAA
- a CDS encoding ABC transporter ATP-binding protein, whose amino-acid sequence MENKVILKIRNLNKKFNTSVVLNDITFDIFKGETLGIVGPSGCGKSTFGKILLLLLSPESGEIIYEDKNIFNYNKSDILNYRKDVQMVLQDPYLSLNPKKTIGWHLEEPLSVLDYPKEKRMEKILSMIELVGLSKDYLDKYPKQLSGGQKQRVLILASLLIDPKIIVLDESVSALDISVQAQILNLLVDLQKKLNLTYIFISHDLNVVKYMCDRIVSFENGSIKSIY is encoded by the coding sequence ATGGAAAATAAAGTGATTTTAAAAATTAGAAATCTTAATAAAAAATTTAATACTAGTGTTGTGTTAAACGATATAACTTTTGATATCTTTAAAGGTGAAACTCTTGGAATTGTAGGTCCTAGTGGTTGTGGAAAAAGTACTTTTGGGAAGATTCTTTTACTTCTTCTTTCTCCTGAATCGGGGGAGATTATATATGAAGACAAAAATATCTTTAACTATAACAAAAGTGATATTTTAAATTATCGAAAAGATGTTCAAATGGTCCTACAGGACCCTTATCTTTCTCTCAATCCAAAAAAAACTATAGGTTGGCATTTAGAAGAGCCTTTATCTGTTCTTGATTATCCAAAAGAAAAAAGAATGGAAAAAATCCTTTCTATGATTGAATTGGTTGGACTTTCTAAAGATTATCTAGATAAATATCCAAAACAGTTGAGTGGTGGACAAAAACAGAGAGTTTTAATTCTTGCTTCTCTACTTATAGATCCTAAAATTATTGTTTTAGATGAGTCTGTTTCTGCTTTAGACATCTCAGTTCAAGCACAAATTTTAAATCTTCTTGTTGACTTACAAAAAAAACTTAACTTGACGTATATTTTTATCTCACATGATTTAAATGTTGTTAAATATATGTGTGATAGAATTGTTTCTTTTGAAAATGGTAGTATAAAAAGTATTTATTAA
- a CDS encoding ABC transporter ATP-binding protein, with protein sequence MSILKVENLSIEEISRFKRVVIDEISFSLKKGESLGVVGESGSGKTVTAMSLLNLLSEDLKISNGIINFLGEDISKFSESEMKNIRGNSFSIIFQNPISSLNPLMKVGKQILEVIEKHQKMSKKDRLNRAYEVLCDVGFKNNFLEIYEKYPHELSGGQGQRIGIAMAIANNPKIIIADEPTTALDKEIQEQILKLLKEIQNKYETSIILISHDLEVIKNFTDNSLILYFGQIVESGSTKEIFSSPLHHYTQGLLDSLPENFKKGEPIKVMKGGIPSINDKIEGCYFSPRCPMSIDSCQKKRVSYEFAEKYNRGIRCINPIKDIKYGK encoded by the coding sequence ATGAGCATTTTAAAAGTGGAAAATCTTTCTATTGAAGAAATATCTAGATTTAAAAGAGTTGTTATTGATGAGATATCATTTTCTTTAAAAAAAGGGGAGTCTTTAGGAGTGGTTGGTGAGAGTGGAAGCGGAAAAACTGTAACTGCTATGAGCCTTTTAAATCTTCTTTCTGAAGATTTAAAAATCTCTAATGGAATAATTAATTTTTTAGGAGAGGATATATCTAAATTCTCTGAAAGTGAGATGAAAAATATAAGAGGAAATAGTTTTTCAATTATTTTCCAAAATCCAATTAGTTCTTTAAACCCTTTAATGAAAGTTGGAAAACAAATATTAGAAGTTATTGAAAAACATCAAAAAATGAGCAAAAAAGATAGATTAAATCGAGCTTATGAAGTTTTATGTGATGTAGGTTTTAAAAATAACTTTTTAGAAATTTATGAAAAATATCCTCATGAACTCAGTGGTGGACAAGGTCAAAGAATTGGTATTGCTATGGCCATTGCTAACAATCCTAAAATTATCATAGCTGATGAGCCAACTACTGCCCTTGACAAAGAGATTCAAGAACAAATTTTAAAATTATTAAAAGAGATTCAAAATAAGTATGAGACATCCATCATTTTAATCTCACACGATTTAGAAGTTATTAAAAACTTTACTGATAACTCTTTAATTTTATACTTTGGTCAGATCGTAGAAAGTGGCTCAACAAAAGAGATTTTTTCTTCACCTCTACATCACTATACACAAGGTCTTTTAGATTCTCTTCCTGAAAACTTTAAAAAGGGAGAGCCTATAAAAGTTATGAAAGGTGGAATTCCAAGTATAAACGACAAAATAGAGGGCTGTTACTTCTCCCCTCGTTGTCCTATGTCAATAGATTCTTGTCAAAAGAAAAGAGTTTCTTATGAATTTGCCGAAAAATATAATAGAGGGATTCGATGTATAAATCCTATAAAGGACATTAAATATGGAAAATAA
- a CDS encoding ABC transporter permease, with protein sequence MNIKENTNLKIGLSIIGILFFFMILSIFWTPYDPYFIDELNKLKPPSFKHLLGTDQLGRDILSRIMIASQGAFYVGFISVLIGGVIGTCLGTISGYFTNWIDEIFSKIIDAFMSIPSILFLLVFITIFEKDLKNTAISIGILNIPTFFRVSRAKVIEVKNLPYITWAKIMGVKEIKIIFSHIFPNILSTIIVVAALSFSTAILTEASLSYLGMGVNPPQPTWGEIIYRAQEYIGTNPYYAFVPGVLISLVAIGFNLLGEGIKEYIKK encoded by the coding sequence ATGAATATAAAAGAAAATACTAACTTAAAAATAGGGCTTTCAATCATTGGAATACTTTTCTTTTTTATGATTTTAAGCATTTTTTGGACTCCTTATGACCCTTATTTTATAGATGAACTCAATAAATTAAAACCACCCTCTTTCAAACATCTTTTAGGGACAGATCAATTAGGAAGAGATATTCTATCTAGAATAATGATTGCTTCTCAAGGAGCATTCTATGTTGGCTTTATATCTGTTCTTATAGGTGGTGTCATTGGAACTTGTCTTGGGACTATATCTGGATATTTTACTAACTGGATTGACGAAATTTTTTCTAAAATAATAGATGCTTTTATGTCTATTCCGTCAATTCTATTTCTATTAGTTTTCATAACTATTTTCGAAAAAGATCTTAAAAATACTGCTATATCAATTGGAATTTTAAATATCCCTACTTTTTTTAGAGTCAGTAGAGCTAAGGTTATCGAAGTTAAAAATCTTCCTTATATAACTTGGGCTAAAATTATGGGAGTTAAAGAGATTAAAATTATTTTTTCTCATATTTTTCCAAATATACTTTCAACTATAATTGTCGTTGCTGCTTTATCTTTTTCTACAGCAATTTTAACTGAAGCTAGTCTTAGCTACTTAGGTATGGGTGTTAATCCACCTCAACCAACTTGGGGTGAAATCATTTATAGAGCTCAAGAATATATTGGAACAAACCCATATTACGCTTTTGTTCCAGGTGTTTTAATAAGTTTAGTTGCTATTGGATTTAATCTTCTTGGCGAGGGTATTAAAGAATATATTAAAAAATAG
- a CDS encoding ABC transporter permease, with protein sequence MNYFKKILSSLITIFIVSLIIFLLFELLPGDPVLTRLGVETDPILEARLRKEFGLNSPLYIRFFKWCFQVLKGNLGNSFSYSGYTVLELIKSRVFTTFIITVTTLIIVLVTSIPLGTFLAKNNKIRFFKFLKVFSQIGFSIPTFWIAIILIYIFSLKLKLLPTLGTINWNRYPITSMKSLILPVLTLSISKVPLVSHYLCNSMIEESTKDYVRVAKSKGLNQNEIYRNHILRNSLISVITIIGMITIYLITGTIIIENVFALPGLGTLLMEGINRKDYPLVQGIVLYISLAVILINFFIDIAYSIIDPRIRKGKEKK encoded by the coding sequence TTGAATTATTTTAAAAAAATACTTTCATCTCTCATCACAATCTTTATAGTTTCTTTAATTATTTTTTTGTTATTTGAACTCCTTCCTGGGGATCCTGTTTTAACTAGACTTGGAGTTGAAACAGACCCCATCTTAGAAGCTCGTCTAAGAAAAGAATTTGGATTAAACTCACCACTATATATTAGGTTTTTTAAATGGTGCTTCCAAGTTTTAAAAGGAAATCTTGGAAACTCATTTTCTTATTCTGGCTATACAGTTTTAGAACTAATTAAGTCTAGAGTTTTTACTACTTTTATAATAACTGTGACAACTCTTATAATTGTATTAGTTACTTCAATACCTCTTGGTACTTTTTTAGCTAAAAACAATAAAATTAGATTCTTTAAATTTTTGAAAGTTTTTTCTCAAATTGGATTTTCAATTCCTACTTTTTGGATAGCTATAATCTTAATTTATATTTTTTCATTAAAGCTTAAACTTCTTCCAACTTTAGGAACTATAAATTGGAATAGATATCCAATTACCTCTATGAAATCTTTAATTCTTCCAGTACTTACTTTAAGTATAAGTAAGGTTCCACTAGTAAGTCACTATCTATGCAATAGTATGATTGAAGAAAGTACTAAAGATTATGTTAGAGTTGCTAAAAGTAAAGGATTAAACCAAAATGAAATTTATAGAAATCATATTTTAAGAAATTCACTCATCAGTGTTATAACTATTATTGGAATGATTACTATTTATCTAATTACAGGGACTATAATCATTGAAAATGTTTTTGCTCTACCTGGATTAGGAACTCTTTTAATGGAAGGAATAAACAGAAAAGATTATCCTCTTGTTCAAGGAATAGTTCTTTATATAAGTTTAGCAGTAATTTTAATAAACTTTTTTATTGATATTGCTTACTCTATTATTGATCCAAGAATTAGAAAAGGGAAGGAAAAAAAATGA
- a CDS encoding ABC transporter substrate-binding protein encodes MKKKIITALIALSLLSLGGCKDEKIEDDTRMVIPIKVGFNSIAPDTDVSAATKEVIRNINSGLIKFDPDSKTLIPALAESYEIKNDGKTYVFKLKDNLKFHNGKNITSEDVKYSFERISGINTGKPIVGEWSKNLEGVNIVDDKTVEINIKDKEKSSSDIYNIADVSIIPNKMSEAELEKTPIGAGPYKFVEYIPGQKIVLEAFENYYLGAPEIKEVEFKVYKEGAGRLLSFKNGEIDFLPLNSETFKEIQKEKNIEIVSSLGNDVNILYLNNSFKPFQDKRVKQAIWQGIDIDRIINSLSLPTSEKLYTHMSPYLKEFYEKGLEKNYPYNPEKAKELLKEAGYSDLKFSITTISENTFENDLALFIKEDLSKIGVDVSINPIPWGQYLPEVYKGHKYEAALLRVAGYPDPKRILQRYETNYSSNMGNYSNKKVDALLIEATKSYDQQRKIEIYKEIQKLLNEDIASIYLIDQGVAVALSPKYTGYKTYPFAFIDVSTIKLKKNKQ; translated from the coding sequence ATGAAAAAGAAGATTATAACTGCTTTAATAGCACTTTCCTTACTTTCTTTAGGTGGATGTAAAGATGAAAAAATTGAAGATGACACAAGAATGGTTATTCCAATTAAAGTAGGATTTAACTCTATTGCTCCTGACACTGATGTTTCTGCTGCTACAAAAGAAGTTATTAGAAATATTAATAGTGGACTCATTAAATTCGATCCTGATTCTAAAACTCTTATCCCAGCATTAGCTGAGTCTTATGAAATAAAAAATGATGGAAAAACATATGTTTTTAAGTTAAAAGATAATCTTAAATTTCACAATGGAAAAAATATCACTTCAGAGGATGTTAAATATTCTTTTGAAAGAATTTCAGGAATAAATACAGGAAAACCTATTGTTGGAGAATGGAGTAAAAATTTAGAAGGTGTTAACATTGTAGATGATAAAACTGTTGAGATTAATATAAAGGATAAAGAAAAAAGTAGCTCTGATATCTATAATATTGCAGATGTATCAATAATACCAAATAAGATGTCTGAAGCTGAATTGGAAAAAACTCCAATCGGTGCAGGTCCTTACAAGTTTGTTGAGTATATACCTGGTCAAAAGATTGTACTTGAAGCTTTTGAAAATTACTATTTAGGAGCTCCTGAGATAAAAGAGGTTGAATTTAAAGTTTATAAAGAAGGAGCAGGTAGACTTCTATCTTTTAAAAATGGAGAGATCGATTTTTTACCTCTAAATTCAGAAACATTCAAAGAGATTCAAAAAGAGAAAAATATAGAAATTGTATCTTCTCTTGGAAATGATGTCAATATTCTTTACTTGAATAATTCTTTTAAACCATTTCAAGATAAAAGGGTAAAACAAGCTATCTGGCAAGGGATTGATATTGATAGAATTATAAATAGTCTATCTTTACCTACTTCTGAGAAACTTTATACTCATATGTCTCCTTATTTAAAGGAATTTTATGAAAAAGGTCTAGAGAAGAACTATCCTTATAATCCTGAAAAAGCAAAAGAACTTTTAAAAGAAGCAGGATACTCTGATTTGAAATTTTCTATAACAACAATTTCAGAAAATACATTTGAAAATGATTTAGCTCTTTTCATTAAAGAAGACTTATCTAAAATTGGTGTTGACGTTAGTATAAACCCTATTCCATGGGGACAATACCTTCCTGAAGTATATAAAGGACATAAATATGAAGCCGCTCTTTTAAGAGTTGCTGGATACCCTGATCCCAAAAGAATTCTTCAGAGATACGAAACAAACTATTCTTCAAATATGGGAAATTATTCTAATAAAAAAGTGGATGCTCTTTTAATAGAAGCGACTAAAAGTTATGATCAACAAAGAAAAATTGAAATCTATAAAGAGATCCAAAAATTATTGAATGAGGATATTGCATCTATTTATTTAATTGATCAAGGGGTAGCGGTAGCTCTATCACCTAAATACACAGGCTATAAAACTTATCCTTTTGCGTTTATAGATGTTTCAACTATTAAATTGAAAAAGAATAAGCAGTAG
- the clpB gene encoding ATP-dependent chaperone ClpB, whose protein sequence is MNPNDFTENSMLVLTDAQTIAQTYMQQTIKPEILALALVAHKEGLIVRVLNKMGINTNNLQSNLENLCSRLPKVQGATTSIGIDNKTNQILVDAQNLMKKMGDSYISVEHIFLALLDSTNFMSNFGIEKTAFEKAILEIRGNKKVDSPNPEVKYEVLEKYGRDLVELARQGKIDPIIGRDSEIRRTIQIISRRTKNNPVLIGEPGVGKTAIAEGFAQRILNGDVPDSLKNKKVFSLDMGSLIAGAKFRGEFEERLKAVLKEVEDSNGEIILFIDEIHTIVGAGKSDGAMDAGNLLKPMLARGEIRVIGATTLDEYRKYIEKDPALERRFQIVMVNEPTVEDTISILRGIKEKFEVYHGIRITDGAIVEAAVLSNRYIPDRQLPDKAIDLIDEAAAMIRTEMDSMPEELDQLTRKVMQLEIEKEALKKETDPYSKERLDILEKELSNLMDKKSILKTQWENEKQDLNKVKDIKSEIEKVKLEILEAERKYDLNKLAELKYGKLATLEKELIEEQKRLEDVPANRLVKQEVTVEEISEIISKWTGIPLSKLMESEKEKLLSLENNLNARVVGQEEAVKAVSETILRARAGLKDPNRPIGSFIFLGPTGVGKTYLAKSLAYFLFDNEENVIRIDMSEYMDKFSVTRLIGAPPGYVGYEEGGQLTEAIRRKPYSVILFDEIEKAHPDTFNILLQVLDDGRLTDGQGKVVDFKNTLIIMTSNIGSHLILEDPTLKDETRFNINQMLLSNFRPEFLNRVDDTIIFKGLGIEEIKNIVRQLLKSLENKLKDRKINFEITDNAAEFLAKSAYDPQFGARPLRRYIQKHIETEIAKLILKGDVKDRDTIEVGYDENEIIFNIR, encoded by the coding sequence ATGAATCCTAATGATTTTACAGAAAATTCGATGCTCGTTTTAACTGATGCTCAAACTATTGCTCAAACTTATATGCAACAAACAATTAAGCCGGAGATTTTAGCTTTAGCTTTAGTTGCCCATAAAGAGGGACTTATTGTTCGAGTCCTTAATAAGATGGGGATTAATACTAATAATCTTCAAAGTAATCTTGAAAATCTTTGTAGTCGTCTTCCAAAAGTTCAAGGTGCTACAACTTCTATTGGAATAGATAATAAAACAAATCAAATTTTAGTAGATGCACAAAACCTTATGAAGAAAATGGGAGATTCTTATATTAGTGTTGAACACATATTTTTAGCTTTACTTGATAGTACTAATTTTATGTCTAACTTTGGAATTGAAAAAACCGCTTTTGAAAAAGCTATCTTAGAAATAAGAGGGAATAAAAAAGTGGATTCACCAAATCCAGAAGTTAAATATGAGGTTTTAGAAAAATATGGACGAGATTTAGTTGAACTAGCTAGGCAAGGTAAAATAGATCCTATTATAGGAAGAGATAGTGAGATAAGAAGAACTATACAGATTATATCTAGGAGAACTAAAAATAACCCTGTTCTTATTGGAGAGCCTGGTGTTGGGAAAACGGCTATTGCTGAAGGTTTTGCTCAAAGAATTTTAAATGGAGATGTCCCTGATTCTTTAAAAAATAAAAAAGTTTTCTCTTTAGATATGGGATCTTTAATTGCTGGAGCTAAGTTCCGAGGTGAATTTGAAGAACGTCTTAAAGCAGTATTAAAAGAAGTAGAGGATTCTAATGGTGAAATCATACTATTTATTGATGAAATTCACACTATTGTTGGTGCTGGAAAAAGTGACGGTGCTATGGATGCTGGGAATCTATTAAAACCTATGTTAGCTAGAGGAGAAATCAGAGTTATTGGTGCTACTACTTTAGATGAATACAGAAAATATATCGAAAAAGATCCTGCTCTAGAAAGACGTTTTCAGATAGTTATGGTCAATGAACCTACAGTTGAGGACACTATATCTATATTAAGAGGTATCAAAGAAAAATTTGAAGTTTATCACGGTATAAGAATTACTGATGGTGCTATTGTTGAGGCTGCCGTTTTAAGTAATCGTTATATTCCTGATAGACAACTTCCTGATAAAGCTATAGATCTTATTGATGAAGCTGCTGCTATGATTAGAACTGAAATGGATTCTATGCCGGAAGAATTAGATCAATTAACTAGAAAAGTTATGCAATTAGAAATTGAAAAAGAAGCTCTTAAAAAAGAAACTGATCCATACTCTAAAGAAAGACTTGATATTCTTGAAAAAGAGCTTTCAAATCTTATGGATAAAAAATCTATTTTAAAAACTCAATGGGAAAATGAAAAACAAGATTTAAATAAAGTTAAAGATATTAAATCTGAAATTGAAAAAGTTAAGCTTGAAATTCTTGAAGCTGAAAGAAAATATGATCTGAATAAACTTGCTGAATTAAAATATGGAAAATTAGCAACTCTTGAAAAAGAACTTATTGAAGAACAAAAACGTTTAGAAGATGTTCCTGCTAATAGATTAGTTAAGCAAGAAGTAACCGTTGAAGAGATTTCAGAAATAATCTCTAAATGGACAGGTATTCCTTTATCTAAACTAATGGAAAGTGAAAAAGAAAAATTATTAAGTTTAGAGAATAATTTAAATGCTAGAGTAGTTGGGCAAGAAGAAGCTGTTAAAGCTGTTTCTGAGACTATTTTAAGGGCTAGAGCTGGTCTTAAAGATCCTAATAGACCTATAGGTTCTTTTATCTTTTTAGGGCCTACAGGAGTGGGTAAAACTTATCTTGCCAAATCTCTTGCATACTTCCTTTTTGATAACGAAGAAAATGTAATTAGAATAGATATGAGTGAGTATATGGATAAGTTTTCTGTTACTAGATTAATAGGAGCGCCTCCAGGATATGTAGGGTATGAAGAAGGTGGACAACTTACTGAAGCAATCAGAAGAAAACCTTACTCTGTAATTCTTTTTGATGAGATTGAAAAGGCCCATCCTGATACTTTTAATATTCTTTTGCAAGTTTTAGATGATGGAAGATTAACTGATGGTCAAGGTAAAGTCGTTGATTTTAAAAATACTCTTATTATTATGACATCAAATATTGGTAGTCATTTGATTTTAGAAGATCCAACTTTAAAAGATGAAACTAGATTTAATATAAATCAAATGCTTTTATCAAACTTTAGACCTGAATTTTTAAACAGAGTTGATGATACAATTATATTTAAAGGTCTTGGTATTGAGGAGATTAAAAATATTGTTAGACAGCTATTAAAATCTCTTGAAAATAAACTTAAAGATAGAAAAATCAATTTTGAGATCACTGATAATGCTGCTGAATTTTTAGCTAAATCAGCATATGATCCTCAATTTGGTGCTAGACCTTTAAGACGATATATTCAAAAACACATTGAAACCGAAATTGCTAAACTTATCTTAAAAGGAGATGTTAAAGATAGGGATACTATTGAAGTTGGCTACGATGAAAATGAAATTATATTCAATATACGTTAA
- a CDS encoding cysteine-rich small domain-containing protein, protein MNYKFNQNKSCEFFPCHKMEDTDKFNCLFCYCPLYMLGKDCGGNFRYTAGDIKDCSQCILPHIKDVGYDHIQKKMMEVIEIVRNEHLIETGQEDKIISLK, encoded by the coding sequence ATGAATTATAAATTTAATCAAAATAAGTCTTGTGAGTTTTTTCCATGCCATAAAATGGAGGACACTGACAAGTTTAACTGTTTATTCTGTTACTGCCCTCTTTACATGTTAGGTAAAGATTGTGGTGGAAATTTCAGATATACTGCAGGAGATATCAAAGATTGCTCTCAGTGTATTCTTCCTCATATTAAAGATGTAGGTTATGACCACATTCAAAAGAAAATGATGGAAGTTATTGAAATTGTAAGAAATGAACATTTAATTGAGACTGGTCAAGAGGACAAAATAATTAGTTTAAAATAA